A region from the Lolium perenne isolate Kyuss_39 chromosome 4, Kyuss_2.0, whole genome shotgun sequence genome encodes:
- the LOC127291728 gene encoding ankyrin repeat domain-containing protein 2A, which yields MATQEEKTAVKSEEAPPPAAAVAAAEQPPPAGARRAAPGGPFDFSTMMNLLNDPSIKEMAEQIAKDPSFSEMAEQLQKTVAPSPAASSASAPRSPQELAAALDPQKYVSTMQQLMQNPQFVAMAERLGSALMQDPAMSSVLGGLTDPAHKEQLQARVARMKDDPSLKPILDEIESGGPAAMMKYWNDPEALQKFGRAMGVGGPSAAAAGPEAEEEEETVDVGEEYEEESVIHHAASVGDVEGLKKALEDGVDKDEEDSEGRRGLHFACGYGELACAQALLEAGAAADAVDKNKNTALHYAAGYGREACVALLLDHGASVTLQNLDGKTAIDVARLNSQEEVLKLLEKHAFV from the exons ATGGCTACTCAAG AGGAGAAGACGGCCGTCAAGTCCGAGGAGGCGCCGCCCCCGGCTGCGGCGGTGGCGGCCGCAGAACAGCCTCCTCCGGCTGGGGCGCGCAGGGCGGCGCCGGGCGGCCCTTTCGACTTCTCCACCATGATGAACTTGCTCAAT GACCCGAGCATCAAGGAGATGGCGGAGCAGATCGCCAAGGACCCGTCCTTCAGCGAGATGGCGGAGCAGCTGCAGAAGACGGTGGCGCCCTCTCCGGCGGCGTCCTCGGCGTCAGCCCCCCGGTCGCCGCAGGagctggcggcggcgctggaCCCGCAGAAGTACGTGTCGACGATGCAGCAGCTGATGCAGAACCCGCAGTTCGTGGCCATGGCGGAGCGCCTCGGCAGCGCGCTCATGCAGGACCCGGCCATGTCCTCCGTGCTCGGCGGCCTCACCGACCCCGCCCACAAGGAGCAGCTCCAGGCCCGCGTCGCCCGCATGAAGGACGACCCCTCGCTCAAGCCCATCCTCGACGAGATCGAGTCTGGCGGGCCCGCCGCCATGATGAA GTACTGGAACGACCCGGAGGCGCTGCAGAAGTTCGGCCGCGCGATGGGCGTGGGCGgcccgtccgccgccgccgccggacccgaggcagaggaggaagaagaaacagTTGACGTCGGCGAGGAGTACGAGGAGGAGTCGGTGATCCACCACGCGGCGAGCGTGGGCGACGTGGAGGGCCTGAAGAAGGCGCTGGAGGACGGCGTCGACAAGGACGAGGAGGACTCGGAGGGGCGTCGCGGCCTGCACTTCGCGTGCGGCTACGGCGAGCTGGCGTGCGCGCAGGCGCTCCTGGAGGCCGGCGCGGCGGCCGACGCCGTCGACAAGAACAAGAACACCGCACTGCACTACGCCGCCGGATACGGCCGCGAGGCGTGCGTCGCGCTCCTCCTCGACCACGGCGCCTCCGT GACGCTGCAGAACCTGGACGGGAAGACGGCGATCGACGTGGCGAGACTCAACAGCCAGGAGGAGGTGCTCAAGCTGCTCGAGAAGCACGCATTCGTCTAG